The following is a genomic window from Niabella soli DSM 19437.
CGCCTTAAAAAGATATTTGATCCCCTTTTGCCGGGACAGTTCCAGGAAAGCCGAATACACCTCCTGTAATAAAGCAACAATGTCTCCTTCGCCCGGTTCAAGCTTTTTCAAACCATTCTCGGTTTTCCGGAATTCCATCAGTTGATCTACCAACTGGTAAAGCCTTCGGGCATTTCCGAGCATGCGCTCATGGTATTTGCGGAGCTTTTTCTCAGGTACATATTTGCCCAGCATTTCCTCCAGCGGAGCAATAATAAGCGTCAGCGGTGTTTTAAATTCATGGGAGATATTGGTGAAAAAATCCATTTTCATCTGGCTCAGGTACTCCGCCTTTTCCCGGTCGTTTCGCTCTTTTTTTAATGCGGTTCTGGCCTTTATGCGTTCATTAATGATACGGTACGCGATATAGGCTATTGATGCCAGCGCCACCAGCACCAGCAAATAAAAACCATTGCTTTGCCACCAGGGCGGTCGCACCCGGATATGCAGGGTACTAATGGGGCTTTTTTCGCCCATCGGGCCAATGGCCTGAACTTCAAATATATAATTGCCGGCCTTCAGATTGGTAAAAGTGGCTTTGGGTATGTTCTCGCATAATTGCCAGTTGTTATCAAATCCCCGGAGCCGGTACTGGTAGCGGATGCTGTTGGGAGCAATGTAGTTGAATGTGCTGAAATAAAGGGTGAACTGTTTGTATTCATGCGAAAGCGTTAGCCGGTCGGTTTCACTGATAGCCTTGTCCAATGCATTGTAATTGCTGCCGGGAGCCACACGCATGTTAAAAATATCCAGGCCGGTAAAAGTAATGCGGAGATCAAAGGGCTTTAGCTGGATGGATCGGGGATAAAAATAAATAAGGCCGTTCAGTCCGCCGAAAAGTATAAGACCATCCCCCGTCCTGCAAAATGCCGGGAGCCCAAATTGCAAACTGCCCATACCTGTTTGATTGTTAAAGACCTGGAGCTTGTCTAATTGATCGTTGAGTTTGATCAACCCCTTGCTGGTAGCGATCCAGATACCCGTTCCATCATCTGGCTGAATGCCAAAGATGGCGCCCTCAATGGAATGATCGGGGCCGGTATAGGGAACAAAGCGGTTTTGGCGTTCATCAAAAAGGTTCAACCCATCCCGGGTACCCACCCAGATGCGGCCTTTCTGATCTTCGGCAATACAATTCACCAGTTCGTTGGTAAGGGTGGTACCGGCATATATATCAAGGCGGCTGAGATCTGGGGTCAGTGCGTTCATGCCATTGATGGTGCCGATCCAGATACGGCCTTTCTGATCCTGTAATAACGATGTGATCCCTTCGGAGCTGAGATGTTTTCCCGGAAGCACCTGGTCAAAGGTTGTAAAGCGCTGTTGCTGAGGGTCAAAGCGGTTGATTCCGGACCGTGTGCCGATCCAGATCCGGTCTTGCTGATCCCGGAGCAGCGCATGCACCATATCGCCGCTGATGGAAGCCGGGTTCTTGGGATCGTGCTGGTATCTTTTTACTGCCCCGGTTTTTCTATTGATCACATTCAGGCCTTCGTTGAAAGTACCGATCAGCGCATCGCCGTTCTTGTCAAATGCGATCGCCTTAATATTATTGGAGCTGATACTATTGGAAGCGGTTTCCGAATGCATAAAATAAGTAAGCTGGTTGGTTTTCCGGTTCCAGATATCCAGCCCCTTATCATTGGTGCCAATCCAGATATTCTGATCCGGGTCTTCCTTTATAATGCTCACCACCTGGTCGTTCAGCAATACATTGCCGGTAGTTTGACTGAGGATATTAAAACGAATATCGTCCTTACTATAATAATTCAGCCCCCCGAAAAAAGTACCCAGCCACATGCCGTTTTGCCGGTCTTTGAAAAGACAACGAACGGAATTCTGGCTGAGGGTAAGCTGCCGGTCCGATTGATGATCAAAATTGCTGAATATTCCACTACGGGTATCCAGGATAGAAAGCCCCCTGAACGTACCGATCCATAAGTTGCCGTCCTGATCCCAGGCGAGGCTGCGGATATCATTATCAATAAGACTGTTGGCGCTTTGTGGCTGGTGAAGGTATTGGGTAACCTGGCCGGTCTTCAGGTTCAGGCAAAAAAGCCCCCCGCTTTCGGAGCCCATCCACAGCAGTTGTCCCTGTTGCTGCAAGGCGTTGATACTGGCATTGATCCCCCCCGGTTGCCGGGAGCTTGCTGTTTTGGTGGCAGGGTCCAGATCGTATACGCCTTTATCCGTAGCTAAAAACAAATGATTGTTGATAAAAAGCAACTGCTGAATGGTGGTGATGGGCACACCCTTTACGCGATAGGGATAAGCGGTGAAATGATTGGTTGCCCGATCAAAATAATAGATCTCACCGGTATTGGCAGCAATCCACAGCCGGTTGTCTGGGTCGGCAGTAATGCTGGAAATATACCATTCTCCCGGTTTTACGGGCAAAGGGTAATTGTCGAACTGTTCTGTTTTGTAACTGTAAGCACTAATGCCTTTGTTGCCGCCGATCCATAAGGTTCCCTGCTGGTCTGCATACAAACTTCTGATATAGCTGGAGAAAAGGCTGCGGCTATCTTTTTTATTCGGACGGAAAACGGTAAAAGTTTTGCCGTCATAACGGTTCAATCCATCCTGTGTGCCCACCCAAATAAACCCAATCCGGTCCTGTTGTATAACAAATACAGTGCTTTGCGACAGTCCCTGAGCTACTGAAATGGTTCTGAAATATTTGTTTTCGGCAATAGTTGTAATGGATTGCCCCGATGTGAAATTATAACACAGTAAGCAGTGTAGTACTACCCAAAAGACGCCTCTTTTCATCGTCAGCTAATTTAAGCACTAATTCAGGTTGTTGGTGTTTTTTTGGCGTATCTTTTAATGCCGAATCTGTTTTTGTTTGACGCTTTACCCCTATTTTTATAAAGATAAGTGATAATAATTTTATTTAATGTGTTGGTAACAACCTTATCCGAAGTAAATAATATGTAGCAATGATCTTACCGGAAGTTTACAGAGAAAAATCGCCCCTGTCAGACAAAGACTGTTTTGTTGTTTTTGACCGGAGGAAAACCAGTTTCACCTTCCCGGTACATGTGCACCCGGAATATGAGATTAATTTTGTGTCCGGGGCTACCGGTGCGCAACGGGTGATCGGCGATTCGGTGGAAACGATCGGCGATAAGGACCTGGTGTTTATCGCCAACCCCGAACTCAAGCATGCCTGGATGGACGGCCAGTGTAAGCTGACCAATATCCACGAGATCACTATCCAGTTCCATCCGCAGTTGATAGAACAAAACCTGAATAAAAATCAGTTTCAAAGCCTGAAACGCCTGTTTAAGAGCGCCGCCAGGGGCCTGTGTTTTGGCCCTTCCGCTATTGAGAAGATCCAGCCATTGCTGCAGGTCATTACCATGGAAAACGACGGTTTTTATTCAGTCATGCGCTTATTTATCCTGCTTTACGAATTATCAAAAAGTACCGATTGCCGGGAACTGGCCAGTGGCGAGCCCCCCGAGGTAAGCCGTAATGTAGAGTTGCTGAACCGGCTGCATGAGTATGTGACCGGCCATATTACAGAAACCATCCGGATCGATGATATTGCTGCTGCGTTGAATATGAGCCGCTCCACCTTTGCCCGCTTTTTAAATGCGCAAACAAAGATGAGTTTTACCGACTATTTGCTGGATTGCCGGGTCAAAACAGCTATCCTTTTATTAAAAACGGGAGCTTCTATCCAGAGCGTTTCCAATCAGTGTGGCTTTAACAGCGTGTCCTATTTCTACCGCGTCTTTAAAAAGGCCAATGGAATAAATCCCGCCGAATACAGGGATAATTACAAAAAGCAAAAATTGGTGATCTAGCGCCAGATGGAAATGTAGAATGTAAAATATTGATAAGGAATGTAGGAGGGGCGGTACAATTCTCGAATCCGTTGCAATAGATAGGGAAGCTAAAAATTATTTTTTGCCCGCTGATCTGTACAGATTTTCTTCTGCGCACATCAGCGTCAATCTGCGGGCCAATAATTAATGCTCTTATGAGCAAATTGTTCAAATCGAATGAGTTTACTGTACAATCAACCCTCTTTTTTCATGATTTAAATCATCCCGAATGATCACGCCAGTTTTTTGCTTACCTGTTTAAACTCGTCTAAAAATCAGCAGTGTAAAGGCTTTTGCCGGAAAGCTGGTATTTACAAATACAGAGATGAAAATGAGTTATTAGTTCAATAATGTTGGCTTTATATTGAAAGAGACTTCATAGGGGGCGCCCTATTTTTACTTCCTATTTTTTCACCAAATAAGCCATATGTATGAAAAAACTAATACTCATACTGCTATTAGGAACTGTTTGCCACTTTGGATGGGCACAGGAACTTCAAATTAAAGGAACGGTGCGGGATAAGGACAATAATCCCCTTTCCGGCGCCACCGTAACGGTAAAAGGAACGAATACCGCCACCGTAACGGATCAGAACGGAAATTTTAGCGTAGGCGCTACAAAAGGGCAAACGCTGGAGTTTTCTTATTCAGGAATGGAAACCACAGATGTAGCCATTAAGAACAACGAAGCCATAACGGTTTTGCTGCAGGGTAGCAGTAAAAACCAAATGGAAGAAGTAGTGGTGATCGGGTACGGTACCATTAAGAAAAAAGACCTTACCGGAGCAGTGGCTGCGGTAACGGGTAAGGACCTGCAGGCTAATTTGGCAAAGTCGGTTACCGGCGCCCTGCAGGGACGCATCGCCGGCGTAACGATTAGCAACGGAGGTGGGCAGCCTGGTGCCGGAATGAGCATCAACATTCGCGGGTTGAGCTCCCTGGGCAGTAACACGCCCTTATATGTAATTGATGGTGTTTTTGGCGATATTAATCTGGTAGATCCTAATGATATTGCCTCGATCGATGTGTTGAAAGATGCTTCGGCAGCAGCCATCTATGGTTCGCGCGCCGCCAGCGGGGTGGTAATTATTACCACCAAAGGAGGGCGCAGAAACAGTCCGACGGTTATTAGCCTCAATGCTTTTACCGGCGTGCAAAGCCTGCCTAAAAGAATGGACCTGATGAACGGCCCGCAATGGAAAGCTTTTATAAAGCAACAAGGAACATTACCTCCCCAGGCTGAGGCCATGAACAATAATACCGATTGGCAGGGTGAATCGTTTCATTCGGCTCCCATCAATAAGATCAATCTGGACATATCCGGTGGCGGCGAACATTCTACTTACAATGTTTCTGCAGGTTACCAGGATCAGCAGGGTATTTTAAAAACCACCGGCTATAAAGCGTTTAACGTCCGTGCTAAAAACACGTTTGACTTTTTCAACAATCATCTTCGCCTGGGAAATACATTTATAATAAAATCGGGCGACAGACAGTACTCAGATCTGACCATTACGGATATCCTGCGCCAAAACCCCCTGATGGCCATCTATGATTCTGCGAAGCCGAGCGGTTATGCAACCTATGCTCCGTGGATGAAAAATTTGGCTAACCCGGTGGGATGGCTCAACACACGGAATCAGCACCAGTATCAAACGGACATCATGTTGAATGGTTATGGCGAAGTGGATTTGTTTGTGAAAGGGCTGAAATACCGCTTGAATGTGGGGATTAGCCGCGGATTTGGCCGGGGATACCAACGGATGCTGCCCCTGGCAGATGGAACGGCCGTTAACCCATCGTATTTGGGAGAAAGCGCCGGTTTTGGCAACCAATGGCTCGTTGAAAACACGCTGCATTTTGACCGGGTCTTTGGTAAGCATAGCTTCAATGTATTAGCTGGTTATTCTGCCCAGGAAAATAAGGACCGGGCATTTAATGTATCGCGGGATAACCTGCCTGCAGGAACCGATGCTATCAATGCGGGTGCTTTGGATAACCAAAAAACCGGCGGCAGTTTGCAGGTGGCTTCCCTGGAATCGCAGTTTGGCAGGTTGGTTTACAGCTACGATAGCCGCTACCTGGTTACCGCATCGTTGCGCCGGGACGGCTCCTCCAAATTTGCCGAAGGGCATCGCTACGGGGTATTCCCTTCCTTTGCACTGGGATGGAACCTTTCTAACGAACGCTTCTTTGAAAGTTTGAAAAGTTCCATTAACGAATTCAAGATCAGGGCCAGCTATGGACGCCTGGGCAACCAGGATATTGCTAATTACAGTACACAGAGTTCGGTTACCAACGGAATCAACTATATACAAGGCAATGCGCTATGGAAAGGGGCCATTAATAATGTTATGTGGGTTTCACCGGTAGACCTTAGCTGGGAATCAACAACGACTCAAAACATAGGTTTGGATCTCGCTTTTTTGAAAAATAAGCTCACCGTAACCGCTGATTATTACCTGCGCCAAACGAGCGGCGTATTGTTATATATCCAACAAGCGCCCTCTTCCGGCCTGAAGGGGCAACCTTATATGAACGCAGGGGATATCGACAATAAAGGCTTTGAGTTTTTAGCCAATTATAGCGATGCCGTTGGTCAGTTGCATTACAATATTGGCATAAACGCCTCAACGGTTAAAAACAATGTAAAAGCGATAACGGTGGGTGGTAACAAGGAATTTTCAGGCGCGAACCCACGGGGAGAAGGCATCATCAACTGGGCCAGGATCGGCTACCCGATTGGTGGTTTTTGGCTGGTGAAAACAGATGGGCTGTTTCAGTCCGACGCGGAAGCACAGGCTTATAAAGATGCAAATGGCAACGTAATACAACCCAAGGCAAAGGCGGGTGATATAAAATATATCGACTTTAACGGCGATGGGAAAATTACCGATGGTGATGATGCACAGTATGCCGGCAGCCCTTTCCCTAAGTTAGCTTATGGCATTCGCGGGGGGCTGGATTATAAAGGAGTGGACCTGGCCTTTTTCTTTGATGGTATGTACGGGAATAAGATCTACAACTATACCCGGGCACGAATGGAGCAAACCAATGAGTTCAGAAACTATTCAACTGCGTTATTGAACTCCTGGACAACCAGCAATACCAATACCACTATTCCCCGCTATTCTCTTGCAGACGATAATGAGAATAGAAAGCGCACAAGCGACCGCTGGTTAGAGAATGGCTCTTTCTTCCGCCTCAAAACACTGGAAGTGGGCTACACCCTGCCTAAGCTATGGCTGAGCAAAGCCAGTTTAAAGAAAGCACGCGTTTTTGTAGCGGCAGATAACCTGTTTACGATTACCAAATACACGGGTTACACGCCGGATTTAGGCCGCAGCAACGGTGATAACGGTGACGATATCGGTGGCGTATTCGGCAATGGCGTTGATTATGGCCGTGCACCACTGGCACGCAGCATTGTGTTGGGTATACAAGCCAGTTTTTAACCGATAGGTAGAGAGGGCGTAAATAAATTTTTATCTATTAAAATACGATATAATGAAATTTTTGATCAAAAAATATACGGCTTTAGCAGTATTGGGGCTATCGCTTGCCGGCTGTAAAAAAGATTTTTTAAATAAAATAAACCCCAACTTTTCGGTGGAAGCTACGTTCTGGCAAACCGAAGCCGATGCGGTAAGTGCAATTCCTACTATTTATTCTCCCATCCGTAGTCAAATGGATGGTTACTACGGTGCCTGGTCCGGCTACCAAATGATGAACCGGGCCGATGACATGTGGATGCTGGCTGGTGAGGGAACAGAAGGGCCTACCTTTTATGTGCACTTCCTCAATACGGCCACCAGCCCAACCAACCAGTTTGGAAGTTTGTTCACGGGAGTGTCCAGAGCCAATACGTTTTTGAAAAACATTGGCCGGGTTTCCATGGATGAAACCAAAAAGAAAGCACTGATTGGTGAGGCCAGTTTTTTGCGCGGCATGTACTATTTCCTGCTGGCTGCCAATTATGGCGATGTCCCTTTGCGACTGCTGCCTGCAAGCGATCCGGGAGAGCTCAACAAACCCTCTTCGCCCGAAGCCGAGATTTGGAAACAGGTAATTGCCGATTTTAAGACGGCTAAGGACGCACTGCCGGTGAGCAGGCCCAGCAGCGAACAAGGCCGGGCTACCAAAGGTGCTGCCATAGCCTACCTGGGCAAGGCCCTGGTGTATACCAAACAATACGCAGAGGCGGAAACCGAGCTAAAAGCCCTGCTCAGCGCACCTTATAGCTATGACCTGGTGAACTTTGAAAATAATTTCATGGAAACCACCAAGTTTAATCAGGAGTCAGTCTTTGAGCTGCCGTATAATGCTTACTTAGGCGGAGGAGGCCGCTGGGGCGGCGATGAACCCAACGGCTACCTGGGTTTTGTACTGCCCAATTTTTGCGGACCTGCAGGGTCCGGCGCCTGGTTCAAATTAGTGCCTGGTATTTCTATGGTGCGCGATTTTGTAAGCGAAGAGCGCCCGGCCGGTTCCGATACCCGGTTTGACAAGCGCATGTACACCAGCTTTTTTTGGAAATACTCTGATTACGAAACGGGGCTGACCGACGGCAAATGGTTCGGCGACCATGACTTTGATTATTTTTGGCAGGAAGGACAAGGAAAATGGATCATGAACCCGGGCTTGGTTTATCCGGACATAAATACAGCAACAGGGAAGAAACCGGGCCGTTTCCTGCTTAAAAAATATACCAACTTTTATATAAACAAAGAAGGCTCCAACAGCCATTACGATAATGCAAACTGTAACAACAACCTGCGGATAATTCGTTTTGCTGAAGTATTGTTGCTGCATGCAGAAGCCTGTGCCCAAAACGGAAATACAGCCGGGGCGGCTGCCGACTTAAAGCGGATTCGCGACCGGGCCGGATTAGCCAATAAAACCTGGGGCAGCAAGGATGAATTGATGACAGAAATCATCAAGCAAAATGAGCTGGAGTTTTTCTTCGAAGGGCATCGCTTCTTTGACCTGAAACGCTGGTATACCCCTGCCCAAATGAAACAGATTTTGGTTAACAACCAACAACAGGGCGCTGAAAACTTCCAGCCTAAACATTATTATATACCTATTCCGCAAAGCGAATTGAATACCAATACGAGTATGCAACAACATCCGCTGTGGAAATAATATTAGAGGATATGTGCGCTACAGGTAACCTGGCTACAATGCTGCCTGTAGCGTGCATTTCACCGCTATCAACTTAATGATCTTACCCGATGATTTGTAGCGCGTTTATTCACAATTAGAATTGTAAACGATCAGGAAGAACGATCTGACGCCATTCTTTTTTTTGACCGCGCACGCAAAGAAACCGACCGTTTAAAAACAACATCCGGTATGCCTACTATTCTCCCTTGTTATTCAAAAAGAAATATGCTATTGTCCGGTCTGCTGACTGGCCTGGTATTATTCATTTTTTCCTGCACGCGCAACAGGGATGTCGCTCCTGCAGAAATGACCTCCAAACAATCGCTAAGTGCCCTGGCCGACAAAGGCCTGCTGCTGAATACCATTAGCAAGGAGGGTGATGTTTATATTTTCAATTTTGAACAAACCGACCCGCTCCGCCTCCCGCAACAGGACATTGCCACCATAGCCGCGGACCCCGCGCACTGGCGTACTACCCTTACTTTTAGCAACGGAACCACACTGGTACTTCCTACAAAAGGGGACAACCTTGATTATATAGTAGAAGATATAAAGCTCAATCCGTCGGGCTACAACCCACTCGCCGCCTTGGTGAATGTACTGCTGCCCACCTATGGCAGGGTAAAAGTAACCGTACACGGCAAAAATGGAGAAACGGGCACCATTAGGCACTTATGCCATGAGGATATTCCACGTCAGAGCGTGCCTGTTTTTGGCCTGTATGCAGACTATGACAATGTAGTGGATCTTACTTTTACTGACCGGGATGGCCGGGAGCGGGGCAGCACAACGGTCCACATCCGTACAGCCCCACTTGTTATACAGGATTTTCCCCAATGGAAACTGATAAAAACGCAGCCGGAAAAAATGGAACCCGGTATAAATCTCATTAGCTATCCCGGAATGTCGGAAACAGATGTATCGCTGCCCTATATAGTCGATAATGAAGGGGAATTGCGGTGGTTATTGCTGTTGAAATCATCGCCCGACCTGCAGAAGCTTTCCGCTTCCATTGGCTTAAAACGCACAAAGAACGGTACTTTTATTGCCGGAGATCAGGAGCGGCCACGCATTGTGGAGATCGATATGTTTGGTAACCTCCTGCATCAATGGGATCTTCAAAAACTGGGCTATACCTTCCATCATGAGGTTACGGAGGCGGCTAACGGTAACTTTTTAATTAATGTTACCAAAACAAGTGCGCACCTGGCAAACGGACAGCCCCGCGTGTATGATCATATGATCGAATTAGACCCGTTAAATGGTACGGTTGTAAAAGAATGGGACCTGGCAAAAATGGCCGATACGACACGTTACCAGAAGCCGGATGGTATTACGCCGCCACAATTTTCTCAAAGCCCTACCAACTGGGCACATAACAATTCTATAAAAGAGATGGGAGATAATATACTGGCAACCATGCGGTACCAGGGTATTATTAATTTTACGCGCGCCGGAGCAACAAGATGGATCATTTCTCCACACAAATACTGGAGCGCACCCTACCAGTCTTTATTGTTAAATCCAATTGATGAAAGCGGCCATGCAATAACAGATCCGGCGGTCATAAATGGTGACGCGTCGGTACCGGGGTTCGACTGGCCCTGGGGACCGCACACGCCGGTGGTATTATCCAATGACGATATTCTGGTGTTTGATAATGGGTATAACCGCAACTGGGTGCCCAATTTTGGTTCAGGCGCCATTAATTATAGCCGGGTGGTGGAATACCGGATCGATGAAGATAAAAAAACAGTGCAGCAGGTTTGGTCCTATGGCAAAGAGCGGGGCACCGGCTGCTTTTCGCAGGCGCTTTCAGGCGTACAGTTCCTGCCACAGACAAAGCATGTGTTATTTTGCCCGGGAATGGGCGTACCCACCTCCATTGGATCGGGGGGGCGTGTAGTGGAAATAAATCCCCAGACAAAAGAAGTAATCTTTGAAATGGAAATTGCAACAGGTAATGGCACGGGCTTTCACAGGGTTACCCGCATGCCGTTGTACCCGGATACTATTTAAAGATTTTTGTCGGGAAGCCTTACTGACAGGAACCGGTTGACGGCGATAGTGTAGATTGAAATGAAAGAGAATCAGATAGATTGAATATTATGAAGGATCAGTTTCACCAACAATTAGAAGCACTTTTAAAAGAACAGACCCAGCTCCTCGCTGCAAAAAACCATCCCTGTTCCTCCTACAACGGATATGTGCAACGCTTTCGGAACCCCGTGCTTACGGCCGCGCATACGCCGTTGTTCTGGCGTTATGATTTAAATCCGGCCACGAACCCCTTGCTGCTGCAGCGTTTTGGGGTCAATGCGGTATTTAATTCAGGAGCCATTAAATGGAAGGGAAAGTATTTAATTTTTGCTAGGGTGGAAGGGTACGACCGAAAATCGTTTTTTGCCATTGCTGAGAGCCCGAATGGGATAGACAATTTTAAATTTTGGGATTACCCGGTACGGTTGCCCGAAATTGACAGCAGGGAAACGAATGTGTATGATATGCGTTTAACAGCACATGAAGACGGGTGGATCTATGGCATTTTTTGTTCGGAACGCAGAGACGAAACCGCTCGTCCCGGAGACCTGTCCAGCGCTATTGCCGCCACAGGAATTGTACGTACCCGGGATTTTTGTTCCTGGGAACGCTTGCCCAATCTTAAGTCCAAAAACCATCAGCGGAATGTAGTGCTGCACCCGGAATTTGTAAAGGGCAAATATGCGTTATACACGCGCCCCCAGGAGGGGTTTATAGATGCCGGCAAGGGAGGAGGTATTTGCTGGACGCTGATAGACGATATAAACAACGCGGTTATAGAAACCGAACAACTGGTTGAGGAGCGATTGTATCATACCATCAAAGAGGCAAAGAACGGAGAAGGGCCTCCGCCGATTAAAACCCACAAGGGATGGTTGCATCTAGCACATGGTGTAAGACAATGCGCTTCCGGCCTCCGCTACGTCTTATATCTCTATCTTACCGACCTGGCGGCACCCGAAAAACTGATCGCCAGCCCGGCAGGATATTTTATGGCCCCAGAGGCTGAGGAGCGTATTGGTGACGTATCCAATGTATTGTTCGCAAACGGATGGATCGCAGATGCCGACGGAAAAGTAGTCATCTACTATGCTTCCTCCGACACAAGGATGCATGTGGCAACCTCCACGATTGACCGATTATTGGATTACTGTCTGCACACCCGCCCGGATGGTTTAAAATCTTCCGCTTCAGTTAAAGCTATATCCGATATTATAACAGCAAATAAAAAATATTTAGCATTGCAAAGTGTGTGAGCAACAACTCGTCCATATGAGTACTATTAAATTAAAAGAAAAAATTGCATACGGTTTGGGAGACGCGGCTTCTTCTATGTTCTGGAAAATTTTCGGGATGTATGCCCTGTTTTTTTATACGGATGTATTGGGCATTACCTCGGCGGCGGCAGGCACCATGTTTCTGATCGCGCGCATCTGGGATTCGTTTTTTGATCTGGGCGTGGGCATTATGGCCGATCGTACCCGAACAAAATGGGGCCGGTACCGGCCTTACCTGTTATGGTTTGCTATACCTTTCTCCGTCATGGGGGCCATTACTTTTTTTGTTCCGGATTTTGGAGCAACCGGAAAGCTGGTTTATGCGTATGCAACCTATTCCTTAATGATGATCATTTATTCTTTAATAAATGTACCGTATGCTTCCCTGCTGGGCGTGTTATCATCCGATTCGCAGGAGCGTAATATTCTCTCCTCCTACCGGATGTCCTTTGCTTTTATCGGAAGCTTTATCACGTTTATGCTGTTGCAGCCCCTGGTTGATGGTTTTGCAGATGCCTTTGGATCAGAAAATGGCAGCGGCACGTCGCTAACGGTACATACCGGTATCAGTACCGCGCCCATTGGATGGACTCTGGCCGTGGCGTCAATCGGAGCGCTCTGCACGGTGCTGTTCTTTCTTTGTTTCCGGTGGACAAAAGAAAGGACGATTGCTGATATACCTGAAAATAGTGCGGAAAAAGGAACGATCCGGCAGGATTTAAAAGAACTTTTTAACAACGCACCCTGGTGGGTCCTGGTTGCTACCGGCTTGGCGGCATTATTATTTAATGCGGTGAGGGACGGTGTTGCTATCTATTATTTCAGGGATTATGTAAAGCTGAGTTATAAAATGCCTGTTACGGGTTGGGACAGTACCACTATTTATTTTCTCATTGGGCAGGCCGCTAATTTGATTGGAGTGATGCTGGCGCCCCGGATCTCGTTAAAGTACGGAAAGAAGAGGACCTATATGGCGGCAATGGCCCTGGCGGGGATACTGAGCGTTATTTTCTTTTTTATTCCGGATCATTTTGG
Proteins encoded in this region:
- a CDS encoding AraC family transcriptional regulator — translated: MILPEVYREKSPLSDKDCFVVFDRRKTSFTFPVHVHPEYEINFVSGATGAQRVIGDSVETIGDKDLVFIANPELKHAWMDGQCKLTNIHEITIQFHPQLIEQNLNKNQFQSLKRLFKSAARGLCFGPSAIEKIQPLLQVITMENDGFYSVMRLFILLYELSKSTDCRELASGEPPEVSRNVELLNRLHEYVTGHITETIRIDDIAAALNMSRSTFARFLNAQTKMSFTDYLLDCRVKTAILLLKTGASIQSVSNQCGFNSVSYFYRVFKKANGINPAEYRDNYKKQKLVI
- a CDS encoding hybrid sensor histidine kinase/response regulator transcription factor → MKRGVFWVVLHCLLCYNFTSGQSITTIAENKYFRTISVAQGLSQSTVFVIQQDRIGFIWVGTQDGLNRYDGKTFTVFRPNKKDSRSLFSSYIRSLYADQQGTLWIGGNKGISAYSYKTEQFDNYPLPVKPGEWYISSITADPDNRLWIAANTGEIYYFDRATNHFTAYPYRVKGVPITTIQQLLFINNHLFLATDKGVYDLDPATKTASSRQPGGINASINALQQQGQLLWMGSESGGLFCLNLKTGQVTQYLHQPQSANSLIDNDIRSLAWDQDGNLWIGTFRGLSILDTRSGIFSNFDHQSDRQLTLSQNSVRCLFKDRQNGMWLGTFFGGLNYYSKDDIRFNILSQTTGNVLLNDQVVSIIKEDPDQNIWIGTNDKGLDIWNRKTNQLTYFMHSETASNSISSNNIKAIAFDKNGDALIGTFNEGLNVINRKTGAVKRYQHDPKNPASISGDMVHALLRDQQDRIWIGTRSGINRFDPQQQRFTTFDQVLPGKHLSSEGITSLLQDQKGRIWIGTINGMNALTPDLSRLDIYAGTTLTNELVNCIAEDQKGRIWVGTRDGLNLFDERQNRFVPYTGPDHSIEGAIFGIQPDDGTGIWIATSKGLIKLNDQLDKLQVFNNQTGMGSLQFGLPAFCRTGDGLILFGGLNGLIYFYPRSIQLKPFDLRITFTGLDIFNMRVAPGSNYNALDKAISETDRLTLSHEYKQFTLYFSTFNYIAPNSIRYQYRLRGFDNNWQLCENIPKATFTNLKAGNYIFEVQAIGPMGEKSPISTLHIRVRPPWWQSNGFYLLVLVALASIAYIAYRIINERIKARTALKKERNDREKAEYLSQMKMDFFTNISHEFKTPLTLIIAPLEEMLGKYVPEKKLRKYHERMLGNARRLYQLVDQLMEFRKTENGLKKLEPGEGDIVALLQEVYSAFLELSRQKGIKYLFKANRSEFRCNFDRDVVEKICNNLLSNAFKYTQQGDTIELCFELRNDQMVLTVSDTGIGIAAVNQERVFERFYQVSHSDANRGSGVGLAFAKSLAALHDGTISIESEPGKGTVFTVLLPVVREQYHTADLTTEDHYTLLNNLGADAPGNEEDKEEFPGPSVLHEQQLLIVDDNEQIVEYLAGYFGAQFNISKAYNGTDALLLVEKQTPDIIICDVMMPGTDGIQFCKKIKQNIITCHIPVILLTARNEAANQVKGLEAGADDYVTKPFSLPVLEAKVQNIIRSRRRLKEYYSSATEIVPENIALNTLDEEFLRNAITIVEESLNDPEFSVLKFSRKIGMSRSSLYLKLKAITGESTTDFIKRIKFKKAAALLESKEYSVTEVAYMSGFSSLSYFSTSFKQYFGCLPTEYLSNKQAGS